GATCGCCGATCAACGCCACTCCCTCCGGAGTTCGGGCGTGATCGTGCCCCCCTTCTGCGATCGCGAGTTTGGTCTGCTGTGACTCGGCGTCGTAGAGGAGTTCGTCGACGGCCGGGCCGCCGCCGTACAGGTGGTCCAGATCGAGGCGCGGTGAGCGGAAACTGCGCAGGGCTTCGGGGTCGACCCGCTGTTCCAGGCTGCTGGTCGGATCGAACGTGATGTTGTGGTCGATGAACTGTCCGAGAAAGGTGAACCCCGAGTCGAGGACCGGGTTCTGTTGCTCGTCGGTCGTGGTTCCGGAATCCATTTTTCCACCCGGTAGGCCGAACTCCTCGGCGAGTTCCGGCCCGGTGGCCCTTCTGGGTTCGATCGTCGGAAACATTCTGCCGAATCTGCCGGTTACCGCACCGTTTCGTGCGGCCGACTGCCCCCGGTTCCGCGATCCGTGTACCGTCATGAACAAACTCCCGCTTTGGTTTTCATGCGGCGAACATCGCAAAAGGATCGAATGTCTCTCGCCCCCCATGAACAGACCTTCGGTCGTTCCCGATGTGCCTGCGATCTTCTCCTCGCGAATCCGCGCGCGAAGAGATCCTTCCCTCCGGAGAGATCCGATTCCCAATCGGATCCGTAAACGAAAGTAGTGGATTTCACTCGACAGTGACAATCAACTACTCGGTAAGTCACTCGAATGGAGCAGAGTTAGGATTTCGGCAGTACGGAAGGTAGCGGGGTAACCGGGTAAGCCTGCCGATCATCCCCGATCAGCCCCGGGCACGTGTCACCGTTCGCAACAGGCCGGGCGTCAACCGCGAGAGCAGCAGGCCCGCCCTGGCCTCCGGCGTGACCGGTGCGACGGCTCGGTCGCGGCGAACCGCCCGCAGGATCTCCGCCGCGGCGCTCTCAGAGGTGAAGGCGCGACGACGATAGAGGCGCCCCGCTCGTTCCCGCTTGCGCCGTTGCTGTTCGGGAGAGCTGCCCACGAAGGTCGTCGTGTCGGTTATGCCGGAGCTGACCACTCCCGGGCACACCGCGGTGACCCCGATGCCGTGCGCGGACAGCTCACCCCGCAGTCGTTCGGAGAGGGCGAGTACCGCGGCCTTGGAGCTCGCGTAGGCGGGCAACCCCGGTACGGGCAGATAGGCCGCCGCCGAGGCCACGTTGACGATCCGGCCGCCCTCGCCGCGCTCGATCAGCTGTTCGGCGAACGCCCGGCAACCGTGGATCACGCCCCACAGGTTCACGTCCAGGACCCGTTGCCAGTCGGCCTCCGTGGTGTCCATGAAGGAACCGGACATGCCGATCCCGGCGTTGTTGATCACTATGTCGGCTACGCCGTGCTCCTCCCGTACCCGTTCGGCCAGCTCCCGCACCGAGGAGCCCGTCGCCACGTCCACGCCGTATCCCGCGGCCACGGCCCCCTGCTCGCGCAGTCGCGCCGCGGTCAGCCGCGCCGCGGCTTCGTCCACATCGGCCGCCACGATCTCGGCGCCCTCCGCCGCGAAGGCGTGCGCGGTGGCACGACCTATTCCGCTTCCCGCCCCGGTGACCACGACGAGCCGGTCCGCGAAACCCCGCCGATCGACGCCGGTTCGGGCTCTGCGCAGTTCCCGGGACTGTTCCCCGCCTTCCAGGTGCCGGACGAACTCCTCGGTAGCGTGGGCGATCCGTTCCGGGGAGCTGCGGGGCAGCCAGTGCCCGCCCCGCAGGTGCCGCACCCGCAGGTCCTCGACCCAGCGGTCGATCTCGGTCTGCATGGGGGTTCCGACGAAGGAATCGCCCGTGGGGGCGAGTACCTGCACCGGTACCGAGGTGGCGCGTGGGGTCGGAGCGCGGAACCGCCGCGAGGTGTTCCTGCGGTACAGCGCGAGCCCGGCCACCCCGTCACTGGTTCGCGCCGTGATGTGCCGAGCACTGGGGTCCAGCAGCCGTATCACCCGCCGCATGATGCCGGTGCGCCACGCCAGTTCGGGGATGACGGGAAGCTGGAAGAAACCGATGTAGCCGGAGTGCGTGAGTTGGCTCACCAGGTCGCGGAGCCCTCGCGGCGTGGGACGGCGCAGTTTGCTCCGCATCCACTCGCCCGCGTGGTCGAGGGAGGGGCCCGAGATCGTGGTGAAGGAGCGGATTCGTTCCCGCAGCCTCGGATTGGTGACGGCCTGCCACGCCTGGATCGATCCCCAGTCGTGGGCCAGCAGGTGCACGGGGCGTTCGGGACTGACCTCGTCCATGACCCGTTCCAGGTCGGCGGCGAGCCGCTCGAGGTCGTAGGCGTCGTTCCGGCGGGGCCTGTCCGATTCGCCCGCGCCCCGCACGTCGTAGGTGACCACGTGATACCGCTCGGCGAGCAGGGGAACCACCTCGTCCCAGACGTGCCGGTCGTCGGGATACCCGTGTACGCACACGATGCACGGACGTGCACGGTCGCCGTGCTCGCGCACCGCGAGCCGGATTCCGTCGCTGGTGTGTACTCGCGGACTGGCCGTCATGATCACGTCCTCGTCGGGGGTCCCGAAGCCGTCGGCCCGCCCGGGGCGGGCAACCGACCGGTCCGGGCGTTATTTCGTCCGGCCCGATCGACGAAGTAACTGTTACCACGAGTAACAGTAGGTTGTCGAACACCGAGCGACACCGGTGATCCACCGCGACGGGCCGACTCGCGTGCTGACCACCTGTCCCGGCGAATCGTTCCGCCCCTGTTACCCCTGGGCAGGCGGAGGGAGGAGCGTGTCGGCGGTTCGGGTGATCGTGTCCAGCGCGGTGGCGATCGCCGGGCGGTCCCGGCTGCCGAGCCTGTTGGTCGCCAGGATGCGGCGTGCCGGTGCCGGTTCGCCGCGCAGCGGGATGCGGGTGACGGGCCAGTCCTGGTGCAACCTGGCGAGCCTGGGAACGAGGATGATGCCGAAGTCGTGGGCCACCAGGGCTGTTCCGGTCTCCCACTCGTCGGCGTAGTGCGCGATGTCCGGTGTGAACCCGGCCGCCATGCACGCGGTGCGCACCAGGTGGTGGTAGGTGCTGCCCGGCCGTCCCAGTATCCACGACTCGTCGGCGGCGTCGGCGAGCGTGACCGTCCGGCGCTCGGTCAGGTGGTGGTGCTCGGGTACCACCAGATCGAGCGGATCGTCGAGCAGTGGATGCTGGTCGAAGCGGGTGTCCGATGCGGGCGGCGTGTCGTCGGTGGCGATCAGCAGTGCCAGATCGGCATCGCCCGCCAGCAGCAGATCGAAGCAGCGCGCCGGTTCGGCCTCGATGACCCGGACCCGCAGGTGCGGGTAGTGGTCCCGTAGCGCGGCGGCGGCCGGGGGAAGCAGGTGAGTCGCCGCGGTGGAGAAGCCGCACACGGTGAACGAGCCCTCGGGTTCGTCGGTGGCGGCGGCCAGTTCCGCCCGGGCGCGCTCGGCCTGTGCGGACAGCACCTCGGCGTGGCGCAGCACGGTCGTGGCGGCGGCGGTCAATCGGATGCCGCGCCCCGACTGGGTGATCAGTTCCACCCCGAGTTCGGCGGCCAGCTGACGCAACTGGTGTGACACGGCCGAGGGCGTGTAGTGCAACGCCTGGGCGGCGGCGGTGACCGTGCCGTGGTGGGCCACCAGCTGCAGCACCCGCAACTTCGGATCGATCATGTAAATATTTTGCACGATCGTTTGCGAAAACGTTTGCTTCTCTGCAGCAGTTTTCGTGGACAGACTGGTGTCGTGCTGTTCCGGAGATTTTTCGACGAAGATGGTTCCGGTCCCCGACTCGCCACGGGCAGGTTTGCCACCGGTCGCGCCCACGAGGTGCGTACGGCGGTCTACCTGCTGGTCGTGCTCACTGCGGGGGCCTATCTGCCCAGCCCGTTGTACCCCGACTACCAGCAGGCCTTCGGATTCGGCGATCTCACGATGACGTCGATCTACGCCACCTTCGCACTCGTCAGCGCGCCCGCCCTGCTGCTGTTCGGCCCGGCTTCGGACGCGCTGGGTCCCAGAACGGTACTTCGCGCTGGCTTGCTGGCCGCCGCGCTCGGTTCGTGCTGTTTCGCGCTCGCCTCCGGCCCGGCCTGGTTGCTGGTGGGGCGCGCCGCGCAGGGAACAGCGCTGGGAGCCGTGACCGGGGCGACCAGCGCGCTGCTCGTCGAACGGGCCGCGAACAGGGACAGGTTACGCGCGTCCACAGTGGCCAGCATGGGATTCGTGGCGGGGACCGCCACCGGGCCGCTCGTCGCGGGGGTGCTGGCCCAGTACGCGCCCGCGCCCCGCCTCTCGCCCTATCTGGTGCATCTGGCGCTGCTGGCGGTCGGGTGGTGCCTGGTCTCGGCACTGCCCGCGGCCACCTCCCGGGTGAGCCGTTGGCGCCCGACACGCCCGCGAATACCGGCGGGGATACGCGCTTCGTTCACCACGGCCGCCGCTTCCGGCTTCCTCGCCTGGACCGGCGCCGGCCTCTTCCTGGCGGTCGTGCCGGTCGTGCTCGGTCGACGGGCGGGAGTCGAGAACCCGGCGATCACGGGCGCGCTGCTCTGTGCCGTGCTCACCTGCTCGGTGCTGATTCAACCGCTGGTGACCCGGTTCGGTCCGCGCCTGGCGCAGCTGCTCGGGCTCGGTGCGTTGCTGAGCGGGCTCGTGCTGCTGGCGCTGACCGGCGGCGGTTCGCTGTCGGTGACCGTGATCGCGGCGGTGGCCACCGGAGTCGGGCACGGCCTCACCTACAGCGGCGCGGGCGCCACCATCGACGTGGTAGCTCCCGAACGGCAGCGCGCGGGGGTGACCTCCGCGCTCTACATCGCCTTCTACGCCGGTGCCGGGCTGCCCGCTGTGGTGGTCGGACTGCTGACCCGCTGGCACGACATGGCCACGGCCGTGTCCTGGTTGGGTGCCGTCGCCGCTTCGCTCGTGCCGATCGTCGTGATGGCGCTGCTGCTGGCCGACCGCAACCGGCGGGTGTCGCGTACCGAGTTCCGGGCACGAACCACCGCCACGTACCAGCCGTTCCGTGAGCCCCGTCGGTTCGGCCGATTCGGTCGACGCGACGTGCCCGCACACCAGGACCGGCTCGAACCGGCCGATACCGAGTTCAGCCGATCGGGATGAGCCGTCGCGACACGGGCCCGCGTCGCGTCTCCCGGCCGTACCGGGTGCGAGCTGGGTCAGCCGCGGGCCTGTCGAATCCGTTCCAGCAGTCCCGAGATACGTTCGGCGGCCTCCGCCTGATCGCCTTCGGACAGCGCCGAACCCATCCCGACCGCGACCGCCCCGTTCGCTATCCAGTCGGGGGCTCGGTCCACCGAGACTCCGCCGGTTGGAACCATCGGGGCCTGCGGCAGTGCCGCGAGCACGTCCCGCATGCTCTCCGGCGTCCACCTGCTCGCGGGGAACAGCTTGATCGCGTCGGCACCCGCTTCCAGGGCCCGCACCAGCTCGCTCGGCGTGTCGACACCGGGCAGCACCGCCGCACCGTAGCGGTGGCCGGTGGAGATCACCTCGTCGTGCAGCGATGGCGATACCAGGAACCGAGCCCCGGCGTCGACGGCGAGTCGTGCGGAGGTGGCGTCCAGCACGGTGCCCGCCCCCAGCAGCGCGTTCGGGTACTCCGCACGGAGCTCGCGCAACACCGTCGTGGCGTCCGGTGTGGTCAGCGAGAC
This portion of the Actinopolyspora lacussalsi genome encodes:
- a CDS encoding MFS family permease (product_source=COG0477; cath_funfam=1.20.1250.20; cog=COG0477; pfam=PF07690; superfamily=103473; transmembrane_helix_parts=Inside_1_31,TMhelix_32_49,Outside_50_63,TMhelix_64_86,Inside_87_97,TMhelix_98_120,Outside_121_123,TMhelix_124_141,Inside_142_152,TMhelix_153_175,Outside_176_184,TMhelix_185_207,Inside_208_226,TMhelix_227_249,Outside_250_263,TMhelix_264_286,Inside_287_292,TMhelix_293_310,Outside_311_313,TMhelix_314_336,Inside_337_348,TMhelix_349_371,Outside_372_380,TMhelix_381_403,Inside_404_458) → MLFRRFFDEDGSGPRLATGRFATGRAHEVRTAVYLLVVLTAGAYLPSPLYPDYQQAFGFGDLTMTSIYATFALVSAPALLLFGPASDALGPRTVLRAGLLAAALGSCCFALASGPAWLLVGRAAQGTALGAVTGATSALLVERAANRDRLRASTVASMGFVAGTATGPLVAGVLAQYAPAPRLSPYLVHLALLAVGWCLVSALPAATSRVSRWRPTRPRIPAGIRASFTTAAASGFLAWTGAGLFLAVVPVVLGRRAGVENPAITGALLCAVLTCSVLIQPLVTRFGPRLAQLLGLGALLSGLVLLALTGGGSLSVTVIAAVATGVGHGLTYSGAGATIDVVAPERQRAGVTSALYIAFYAGAGLPAVVVGLLTRWHDMATAVSWLGAVAASLVPIVVMALLLADRNRRVSRTEFRARTTATYQPFREPRRFGRFGRRDVPAHQDRLEPADTEFSRSG
- a CDS encoding NAD(P)-dependent dehydrogenase (short-subunit alcohol dehydrogenase family)/pimeloyl-ACP methyl ester carboxylesterase (product_source=COG1028/COG0596; cath_funfam=3.40.50.1820,3.40.50.720; cog=COG0596,COG1028; pfam=PF00106,PF00561; superfamily=51735,53474), giving the protein MTASPRVHTSDGIRLAVREHGDRARPCIVCVHGYPDDRHVWDEVVPLLAERYHVVTYDVRGAGESDRPRRNDAYDLERLAADLERVMDEVSPERPVHLLAHDWGSIQAWQAVTNPRLRERIRSFTTISGPSLDHAGEWMRSKLRRPTPRGLRDLVSQLTHSGYIGFFQLPVIPELAWRTGIMRRVIRLLDPSARHITARTSDGVAGLALYRRNTSRRFRAPTPRATSVPVQVLAPTGDSFVGTPMQTEIDRWVEDLRVRHLRGGHWLPRSSPERIAHATEEFVRHLEGGEQSRELRRARTGVDRRGFADRLVVVTGAGSGIGRATAHAFAAEGAEIVAADVDEAAARLTAARLREQGAVAAGYGVDVATGSSVRELAERVREEHGVADIVINNAGIGMSGSFMDTTEADWQRVLDVNLWGVIHGCRAFAEQLIERGEGGRIVNVASAAAYLPVPGLPAYASSKAAVLALSERLRGELSAHGIGVTAVCPGVVSSGITDTTTFVGSSPEQQRRKRERAGRLYRRRAFTSESAAAEILRAVRRDRAVAPVTPEARAGLLLSRLTPGLLRTVTRARG
- a CDS encoding DNA-binding transcriptional LysR family regulator (product_source=COG0583; cath_funfam=1.10.10.10,3.40.190.10; cog=COG0583; pfam=PF00126,PF03466; superfamily=46785,53850), yielding MIDPKLRVLQLVAHHGTVTAAAQALHYTPSAVSHQLRQLAAELGVELITQSGRGIRLTAAATTVLRHAEVLSAQAERARAELAAATDEPEGSFTVCGFSTAATHLLPPAAAALRDHYPHLRVRVIEAEPARCFDLLLAGDADLALLIATDDTPPASDTRFDQHPLLDDPLDLVVPEHHHLTERRTVTLADAADESWILGRPGSTYHHLVRTACMAAGFTPDIAHYADEWETGTALVAHDFGIILVPRLARLHQDWPVTRIPLRGEPAPARRILATNRLGSRDRPAIATALDTITRTADTLLPPPAQG
- a CDS encoding 2-dehydro-3-deoxyphosphogluconate aldolase/(4S)-4-hydroxy-2-oxoglutarate aldolase (product_source=KO:K01625; cath_funfam=3.20.20.70; cog=COG0800; ko=KO:K01625; pfam=PF01081; superfamily=51569; tigrfam=TIGR01182); amino-acid sequence: MYRWQVASTIAEHGVVGIVRAADARTARQRAAACLNAGLEVLEVSLTTPDATTVLRELRAEYPNALLGAGTVLDATSARLAVDAGARFLVSPSLHDEVISTGHRYGAAVLPGVDTPSELVRALEAGADAIKLFPASRWTPESMRDVLAALPQAPMVPTGGVSVDRAPDWIANGAVAVGMGSALSEGDQAEAAERISGLLERIRQARG